A region from the Marinobacter sp. SS13-12 genome encodes:
- the murU gene encoding N-acetylmuramate alpha-1-phosphate uridylyltransferase MurU, translated as MKAMILAAGKGERMRPLTLTTPKPLLPAGDKPLIVHHLERLKTAGFRQLVINHAWLGMQIEDELGNGDALGVSIEYSREREPLETAGGIIQALPLLTSAGDEWFAVINGDIWCDFDLAQLTPPENAEALLVMTNNPDHNPAGDFCLHQDGTVTENGPEMLTFTGISLLNRRLFEGLLPGARKLAPLLRNAMARKQVRGLHHTGQWMDIGTPERLRELDRKLKGSES; from the coding sequence GTGAAAGCCATGATCCTCGCGGCCGGCAAGGGCGAGCGCATGCGGCCGCTGACTCTGACAACACCCAAGCCGCTCCTTCCCGCCGGTGACAAGCCGCTGATCGTGCATCACCTGGAACGACTGAAAACGGCGGGCTTCCGGCAACTGGTGATCAACCACGCCTGGCTGGGCATGCAGATTGAGGACGAACTGGGCAATGGCGACGCGCTGGGCGTGTCCATCGAGTATTCAAGGGAACGCGAACCGCTGGAAACCGCCGGCGGCATCATCCAGGCCCTGCCCTTGCTGACCAGCGCCGGGGATGAATGGTTCGCGGTGATCAATGGCGACATCTGGTGCGACTTCGACCTCGCGCAGCTCACTCCGCCCGAAAATGCCGAGGCCCTGCTGGTGATGACCAACAACCCGGATCACAACCCGGCCGGGGATTTCTGCCTGCACCAGGACGGTACAGTTACCGAAAACGGGCCAGAGATGCTGACCTTTACCGGCATCAGTCTGCTTAATCGCCGACTGTTCGAAGGGCTTCTGCCCGGCGCCCGGAAGCTTGCTCCCCTATTGCGAAACGCCATGGCGCGAAAACAGGTCAGGGGCCTGCACCACACCGGACAGTGGATGGATATCGGCACGCCGGAACGGCTCCGCGAGCTGGACCGCAAACTCAAAGGAAGCGAGAGCTGA
- a CDS encoding DnaJ domain-containing protein, translating into MTSDSRDSSLPARMEAEFSELLGELAACGHQANELLIRTQLPRWCRRSLFFFLGYIAKSQGRVTEKDVGFAEALMKALKLSPRQRRKAIGHFRKGKTAERIPAMKALGLKLTHWIWPSPALRVAICLCHAAQLQGRPEKSRRYRCEDAIDQIGLPIRVSDDILESYACKVWITEPEAQPRPSTFEQACQLLGVTRRDSREIIKRAYRKKVSECHPDKLAQQDLSPAELAKAKDRLLRYQQAWELISKRLSV; encoded by the coding sequence ATGACCTCCGACTCCAGGGATAGCAGCCTTCCGGCACGCATGGAAGCCGAGTTCAGCGAACTGCTCGGGGAGCTGGCAGCCTGCGGCCATCAGGCCAACGAGCTGCTGATCAGAACGCAATTGCCGCGCTGGTGTCGCCGCAGCCTGTTCTTTTTCCTCGGCTACATCGCCAAGTCGCAAGGCCGGGTGACAGAGAAAGACGTCGGCTTTGCCGAAGCGCTGATGAAAGCCCTGAAACTGTCCCCACGCCAGCGCCGAAAGGCGATTGGCCATTTTCGCAAAGGTAAGACAGCCGAACGCATCCCCGCCATGAAAGCCCTTGGCCTCAAGCTGACCCACTGGATCTGGCCGTCTCCCGCGCTGCGTGTCGCCATCTGCCTGTGCCATGCGGCACAACTGCAGGGGCGGCCTGAGAAATCCAGGCGCTATCGCTGCGAGGACGCCATCGACCAGATCGGATTGCCCATCCGGGTCAGTGACGACATCCTGGAGAGCTACGCCTGCAAGGTCTGGATCACCGAACCGGAAGCCCAGCCACGCCCTTCTACCTTTGAGCAGGCGTGCCAGCTTCTGGGGGTTACCCGCCGGGATTCGCGTGAGATCATCAAACGGGCCTACCGCAAAAAAGTATCGGAGTGCCATCCGGACAAGCTGGCGCAGCAGGATCTCAGCCCTGCGGAACTCGCCAAAGCCAAGGACCGGTTGTTGAGATACCAGCAGGCGTGGGAGCTGATCAGTAAGCGTCTGTCGGTTTGA
- a CDS encoding DUF4202 domain-containing protein, with the protein MTQLSPLQCALEAIDQANQADPNQEQVGNDLLPKEYAYSLHMTRWLHELEPEPSERMQIACRAQHIERWTMPRSDFPEGRKAYYEWRQACGRMHGRRAAEIMAECGYPKPECERVETILTKRELRRDADTQLLEDVACMVFLERYFADFYEQKADYDREKWLRIVRRTWAKMSPRGHEAALKLASGMPAHLLELLQEALAED; encoded by the coding sequence ATGACACAGCTCTCGCCATTACAGTGCGCCCTGGAGGCAATCGACCAGGCCAACCAGGCAGACCCTAACCAGGAGCAGGTTGGTAACGATCTGCTCCCGAAAGAGTACGCCTACAGCCTGCATATGACCCGATGGTTGCATGAGCTTGAGCCGGAGCCCTCCGAACGCATGCAGATCGCCTGCCGTGCCCAGCATATCGAGCGCTGGACCATGCCTCGCAGCGACTTCCCGGAAGGGCGCAAGGCCTACTATGAATGGCGCCAGGCCTGTGGCCGGATGCACGGCCGCCGGGCTGCGGAGATCATGGCGGAGTGCGGATACCCGAAACCGGAGTGTGAGCGGGTAGAAACCATTCTCACCAAACGGGAGTTGCGTAGGGATGCAGACACCCAGTTGCTGGAAGACGTGGCGTGCATGGTGTTCCTCGAACGTTATTTTGCGGATTTCTACGAACAGAAAGCCGATTATGACCGGGAAAAGTGGCTCCGTATTGTCCGCCGGACCTGGGCCAAGATGTCCCCGCGAGGGCATGAGGCGGCGCTGAAGCTGGCCAGCGGGATGCCGGCTCACTTGCTGGAACTGCTGCAGGAGGCGTTGGCTGAAGATTAA
- the trpE gene encoding anthranilate synthase component I, with protein sequence MTPEHFAELAEAGFNRIPVYREVLADLDTPLSTYFKLASGPYSYLFESVQGGEKWGRYSIIGLPSREILKVFDHDITITRDGKVVEETTADDPLAFVEDYQARFNAPDLDELPRFNGGLVGYFGYDTVRYIEKRLRKTCPPDKIGTPDILLMVSDEVVVFDNLRGKLHLIVHADPSQEGAYKQAMQRIDELESRLHRQTANAPRTPEHLRGKTVDESDFISGFNQEKFEAAVGKIKEYVLDGDVMQTVISQRMSIPFEAPPLNLYRSLRVLNPSPYMYFLDLEDFHIVGSSPEILARVEDEEVTVRPIAGTRKRGATDAEDKALEAELLADPKEIAEHLMLIDLGRNDAGRVSETGTVKLTDKMIVERYSHVMHIVSNVTGRLKENTSCLDVLRATLPAGTLSGAPKIRAMEIIDELEPVKRGVYGGAVGYLSFNGNMDTAIAIRTAVIKDNTLHIQAGAGVVADSVPRLEWKETMNKGRAIFRAVAMTYNDFDH encoded by the coding sequence ATGACACCCGAGCATTTTGCCGAGCTCGCCGAGGCCGGCTTTAACCGTATCCCTGTATACCGCGAAGTCCTCGCTGACCTGGACACGCCCCTTAGCACCTATTTCAAACTGGCCAGCGGCCCGTACTCCTACCTGTTCGAGTCCGTGCAGGGTGGCGAGAAGTGGGGCCGCTACTCCATCATCGGCTTGCCCAGTCGCGAAATCCTCAAGGTCTTTGACCACGACATCACCATTACCCGCGACGGCAAGGTAGTGGAGGAGACGACGGCGGACGATCCACTCGCCTTCGTGGAAGACTACCAGGCCCGCTTCAACGCGCCGGACCTGGACGAGTTGCCGCGCTTCAATGGCGGTCTGGTGGGCTACTTCGGCTACGACACCGTGCGCTATATTGAAAAGCGACTGCGCAAGACCTGCCCTCCGGACAAGATCGGTACGCCCGATATCCTGCTGATGGTATCCGACGAGGTGGTCGTGTTCGACAACCTGCGCGGCAAGCTGCATCTGATCGTCCATGCCGACCCCAGCCAGGAAGGCGCCTATAAACAGGCCATGCAACGCATTGATGAACTGGAATCGCGACTGCACCGCCAGACTGCCAACGCACCTCGCACCCCGGAGCACCTGCGCGGCAAGACGGTGGACGAGAGCGACTTCATCTCCGGCTTCAACCAGGAGAAGTTCGAAGCGGCTGTCGGCAAGATCAAGGAATACGTGCTGGACGGCGATGTGATGCAGACCGTCATCTCCCAGCGCATGTCGATTCCGTTCGAGGCGCCACCGCTGAACCTTTATCGCTCACTGCGGGTGCTGAACCCTTCTCCCTACATGTATTTCCTGGACCTGGAGGACTTCCACATCGTCGGCTCCTCGCCGGAAATCCTGGCCCGGGTGGAAGACGAGGAAGTCACCGTGCGCCCCATCGCCGGCACCCGCAAGCGCGGCGCCACCGATGCCGAGGACAAGGCCCTGGAAGCCGAGTTGCTGGCCGACCCCAAGGAAATTGCCGAGCACCTGATGTTGATCGACCTGGGCCGCAACGACGCGGGCCGAGTATCGGAAACCGGCACCGTGAAACTGACCGACAAGATGATCGTGGAGCGTTACTCCCACGTGATGCACATTGTCTCCAACGTCACCGGCCGCTTGAAAGAGAACACCAGCTGCCTGGATGTCCTGCGGGCCACCCTGCCCGCCGGCACCCTGAGTGGCGCACCGAAAATCCGCGCCATGGAAATCATAGATGAATTGGAGCCGGTCAAGCGTGGCGTGTACGGCGGTGCCGTGGGCTACCTGTCGTTCAACGGCAACATGGATACCGCCATTGCCATCCGCACCGCCGTGATCAAGGATAACACCCTGCATATCCAGGCCGGCGCTGGCGTGGTGGCCGATTCGGTGCCCCGCCTCGAGTGGAAGGAAACCATGAACAAGGGCCGCGCGATCTTCCGCGCGGTGGCCATGACCTACAACGATTTCGACCACTGA
- a CDS encoding aminodeoxychorismate/anthranilate synthase component II: MLLMIDNYDSFTYNVVQYLAELGADVQVYRNDEITVEEIEALKPERLVISPGPCTPNEAGISMAAIRHFAGKLPILGVCLGHQAIGQVYGGDVIRAGRVMHGKVSPVYHKDQGVFRGLSNPLQATRYHSLVIDKETLPDCLEVTAWTRNDDGSVEEIMGIRHKTLPIEGVQFHPESIMTEQGHELLRNFLRS; this comes from the coding sequence ATGTTGCTGATGATCGATAACTACGATTCCTTCACCTACAACGTGGTGCAATACCTGGCCGAGCTGGGTGCGGATGTTCAGGTGTACCGCAATGATGAAATCACGGTAGAGGAAATCGAAGCCCTGAAGCCGGAGCGCCTGGTGATCTCCCCGGGGCCCTGCACGCCCAACGAGGCGGGCATCTCCATGGCGGCCATCCGCCACTTTGCCGGCAAGCTGCCGATCCTGGGCGTGTGCCTGGGCCACCAGGCCATTGGCCAGGTTTACGGTGGCGATGTGATCCGCGCCGGGCGGGTGATGCACGGCAAGGTGTCACCGGTGTATCACAAGGACCAGGGCGTGTTCCGTGGCCTGAGCAACCCGCTGCAGGCGACCCGCTATCACAGCCTGGTGATCGACAAGGAAACCTTGCCAGATTGCCTGGAAGTGACAGCCTGGACCCGGAATGATGACGGCTCTGTTGAGGAAATCATGGGCATTCGGCACAAGACGTTGCCCATTGAGGGTGTGCAGTTTCACCCTGAGTCTATTATGACTGAGCAGGGGCATGAGTTGTTGCGGAATTTCCTTAGAAGCTAG
- a CDS encoding DUF3530 family protein: MSKWFERVVIPPLIILASIFIAGAPAVVAQDDGEPQGEEAEASAANRERAMISSGLDSDTIAAKWPDAAVWLGLPEEERVLALFAPEADTPAQGALVILADEGQSAASGLAGALRQPMARAGWAVMTLGLEPPPFALQQAHRQQAAAAPEQSQEGDDVGSVMIDVMDSVDVEELEDQYRTRIQKALAMSVGHLEDRGYERVAVAGIGLAAGHVARMTGTEGGDVSELIWIAPVFDHNDSATLTEWLSGGGQIRVLELHNSRAPKTMAGAGFRSPKQREAAFRREGIATYTRQPVAMAERPEPRDAPALANRISAWLASDR; this comes from the coding sequence GTGAGCAAATGGTTTGAAAGAGTGGTTATTCCTCCTTTGATAATCCTTGCCAGCATTTTTATCGCTGGTGCACCGGCAGTGGTGGCTCAGGACGATGGGGAACCGCAGGGCGAAGAGGCGGAAGCCTCTGCTGCCAACCGCGAAAGGGCGATGATCTCATCGGGGCTGGACTCAGACACAATCGCGGCAAAGTGGCCGGACGCTGCCGTCTGGCTGGGGCTACCGGAAGAAGAGCGGGTGCTGGCACTGTTTGCGCCGGAAGCAGACACCCCCGCGCAGGGCGCCCTGGTGATTCTTGCCGATGAGGGCCAGTCGGCAGCCTCCGGGCTGGCGGGGGCCCTGCGCCAGCCCATGGCGCGAGCTGGCTGGGCGGTAATGACGCTGGGGCTGGAGCCACCGCCTTTTGCGCTTCAGCAGGCGCACAGGCAGCAAGCGGCAGCCGCCCCTGAGCAATCGCAGGAAGGCGACGACGTCGGGTCGGTCATGATTGACGTGATGGACAGTGTCGACGTGGAAGAGCTGGAAGATCAGTACCGAACCCGGATCCAGAAAGCCCTGGCAATGTCGGTAGGACACCTTGAGGACCGCGGCTATGAGCGGGTGGCTGTCGCCGGCATTGGCCTGGCAGCGGGCCATGTTGCGCGGATGACAGGCACCGAGGGTGGTGATGTGTCCGAGCTGATCTGGATTGCGCCGGTGTTTGACCACAACGATTCGGCTACCCTGACGGAATGGCTTTCGGGTGGCGGGCAGATCAGGGTGCTGGAGCTTCACAATTCCCGTGCACCGAAGACAATGGCGGGCGCGGGGTTCAGGTCGCCGAAGCAGCGTGAGGCAGCATTCCGGCGGGAAGGAATTGCTACCTATACCCGGCAACCGGTTGCGATGGCGGAGCGCCCGGAGCCCCGGGATGCACCCGCGCTGGCCAACCGGATATCCGCCTGGCTGGCGTCAGACCGATAA
- a CDS encoding type VI secretion system PAAR protein, which translates to MGKKLVLLGDIGTDHNGFPPTPVITGSATVLIDGKPVARLGDQLAMHSKPKHPPHPRAIAAGSPTVMIEGKPAALTGDGISCGGVVIGSSSAVGG; encoded by the coding sequence ATGGGCAAGAAACTCGTCCTCCTCGGAGACATCGGAACCGACCACAACGGCTTCCCTCCCACCCCGGTCATTACCGGCAGCGCCACTGTCCTGATTGACGGCAAGCCCGTCGCGCGTCTTGGTGACCAGCTCGCCATGCACTCCAAGCCCAAACACCCCCCGCACCCCCGTGCGATTGCGGCCGGCAGCCCGACGGTGATGATTGAAGGCAAACCTGCGGCTTTGACCGGTGATGGCATCAGTTGTGGCGGGGTGGTTATCGGGTCGTCCAGTGCCGTGGGTGGCTGA
- a CDS encoding phosphoglycolate phosphatase, whose amino-acid sequence MSLAGLFSQRWPGVALFDLDGTLVDSAPDLAAAIDSMLEQLGRRKVGIDNVRQWVGNGAGVLVRRSLAGRADWEPATEKDDALFNDALAMFYHAYGNLNGQHSVLYDGVEECLTRLADYGCRMGIVTNKPEQFVAPLLEQMGIEHWFDISIGGDTLPVRKPDPQPLIHAMTELGGTRGTTVMVGDSVTDISAALAAGIPSVAVRYGYNYGAPVDSLGADAVVDSLAQLL is encoded by the coding sequence ATGAGCCTCGCAGGACTGTTCAGCCAGCGCTGGCCAGGGGTTGCACTGTTCGATCTGGACGGCACGCTGGTGGACAGCGCCCCCGATCTGGCGGCCGCCATTGATTCCATGCTGGAACAGCTAGGTCGCCGCAAAGTCGGCATCGACAACGTTCGCCAGTGGGTCGGCAATGGCGCCGGTGTTCTGGTACGCCGCTCCCTTGCCGGACGGGCGGACTGGGAACCGGCCACTGAAAAGGACGATGCGCTGTTCAACGATGCACTGGCCATGTTCTACCACGCCTACGGAAACCTGAACGGCCAGCATTCCGTGCTCTACGACGGTGTGGAAGAATGCCTGACCAGGCTGGCTGACTACGGTTGCCGCATGGGCATTGTTACCAACAAGCCGGAACAGTTCGTGGCGCCGTTGCTTGAGCAGATGGGCATTGAGCACTGGTTCGACATCAGCATTGGCGGTGACACCCTGCCGGTGCGCAAGCCGGACCCACAGCCACTGATCCACGCCATGACCGAACTCGGCGGCACCCGGGGCACCACGGTTATGGTCGGGGACTCGGTCACCGACATCAGCGCCGCCCTGGCGGCGGGCATACCCTCTGTAGCGGTACGTTATGGTTACAATTACGGGGCACCGGTGGATTCACTGGGGGCGGACGCAGTTGTTGATTCCCTGGCGCAGCTTTTGTAA
- the trpC gene encoding indole-3-glycerol phosphate synthase TrpC: protein MTDRHLDKTPTILRKIVDRKWEEIDERKRTVSIGDLKAMAGDQPPARGFANALRARIEQRTPAVIAEIKKASPSKGILRDPFVPEAIAESYEKGGAACLSVLTDKDFFQGHEDYLKAARAACSLPVIRKDFMVAPYQVYESRAIGADCILLIAACLTRDQMQELEGIAHEIGLDVLVEVHDGEELDDALTLSTPLVGINNRNLHTFDVSLDTTFDLHERISTDRLTITESGIMTRDDVTAMTDRGIYGFLVGESFMRAEEPGNKLQELFF from the coding sequence ATGACTGACAGACATTTGGATAAGACTCCCACCATCCTGCGGAAAATCGTTGACCGGAAATGGGAGGAAATTGACGAGCGCAAGCGCACGGTTTCGATTGGCGACCTGAAAGCCATGGCCGGTGATCAACCGCCGGCAAGAGGCTTTGCTAACGCCCTTCGCGCCCGCATTGAACAGCGTACGCCCGCGGTCATTGCCGAAATCAAGAAAGCCTCACCCAGCAAAGGCATTCTCAGGGACCCGTTCGTTCCTGAAGCTATCGCCGAAAGCTACGAAAAGGGCGGCGCGGCCTGCCTGTCCGTGCTCACTGACAAAGACTTCTTTCAGGGCCACGAAGACTATCTGAAAGCCGCGCGCGCTGCCTGCAGCCTGCCGGTAATCCGCAAGGACTTCATGGTGGCGCCGTATCAGGTCTACGAAAGCCGGGCCATTGGTGCCGACTGTATCCTGCTGATCGCCGCCTGCCTGACCAGAGACCAGATGCAGGAACTTGAGGGAATTGCCCATGAAATCGGTCTGGACGTGTTGGTGGAGGTTCACGACGGTGAGGAACTGGACGATGCCCTGACCCTCTCCACGCCGTTGGTGGGTATCAATAACCGTAACCTGCACACCTTCGACGTATCGCTCGACACCACGTTTGACCTGCACGAGCGGATTTCCACAGATCGCCTGACCATCACCGAAAGCGGCATCATGACCCGTGACGATGTCACTGCCATGACTGATCGCGGTATCTACGGCTTCCTGGTGGGCGAGTCCTTCATGCGTGCCGAAGAGCCTGGTAACAAACTGCAAGAGCTGTTTTTTTAA
- the trpD gene encoding anthranilate phosphoribosyltransferase, whose amino-acid sequence MDMKEALNRIASNLDLSTEEMKDVMRIVMKGEASDAQIGAFLMGLRLKSETIDEITGATEVMRELATRVTVNAEPLVDIVGTGGDGANLFNVSTAASFVVAAAGGFVAKHGNRAVSSKSGSADLLENLGINLQMKPEEVARCVEEIGVGFMFAPAHHGAMKHAIGPRKELGCRTIFNILGPMTNPASVKRQLIGVFTKELCRPMAEVLQRLGAEHIMVVHSKDGLDEISLASSTHVAELKNGEITEYEITPEDLGIKSQALVGLTVDTAEDSLKLIRAAFGRGHDEMAEKARDLIALNAGAAIYVAGLARTPREGVEMALDAMGSGLAAGKMSELADFSQCF is encoded by the coding sequence ATGGACATGAAAGAAGCACTCAACCGCATTGCCTCGAACCTGGACCTGTCCACCGAGGAAATGAAGGACGTTATGCGCATCGTCATGAAAGGCGAAGCCTCCGATGCGCAGATCGGAGCTTTTCTGATGGGCCTGCGCCTGAAGAGTGAAACCATCGACGAAATTACCGGTGCCACCGAAGTCATGCGCGAGCTGGCAACCAGAGTGACCGTCAACGCCGAGCCACTGGTGGACATTGTCGGTACCGGTGGTGACGGAGCCAACCTGTTCAACGTTTCCACTGCCGCTTCTTTCGTGGTGGCTGCCGCTGGCGGGTTTGTGGCCAAGCATGGTAATCGTGCGGTCTCTTCCAAGAGCGGCAGCGCGGATCTGCTGGAGAATCTCGGCATCAACCTGCAGATGAAACCCGAAGAAGTCGCACGCTGTGTGGAAGAGATCGGCGTCGGCTTCATGTTCGCCCCGGCTCACCACGGCGCGATGAAACACGCCATCGGCCCGCGCAAGGAGCTGGGTTGCCGTACCATTTTCAATATCCTCGGCCCCATGACCAACCCGGCCAGCGTCAAGCGCCAGTTGATCGGTGTGTTCACCAAAGAGCTGTGCCGCCCCATGGCAGAGGTTCTGCAGCGCCTGGGTGCCGAACACATCATGGTTGTGCACTCGAAAGACGGCCTGGACGAAATCAGCCTGGCCAGTTCCACGCACGTGGCGGAGCTTAAAAACGGCGAGATCACCGAGTACGAAATCACCCCGGAAGATCTTGGTATCAAGAGCCAGGCTCTTGTCGGCCTGACCGTGGATACGGCCGAGGATTCACTGAAACTGATCCGGGCCGCCTTCGGCCGTGGTCACGATGAAATGGCCGAAAAGGCCCGCGACCTGATCGCCCTGAATGCTGGCGCGGCCATCTACGTTGCCGGGTTGGCCAGAACTCCCCGGGAAGGCGTGGAGATGGCCCTGGATGCCATGGGCTCCGGCCTGGCTGCCGGCAAGATGTCCGAGCTTGCTGACTTTTCCCAGTGTTTCTGA
- the rpe gene encoding ribulose-phosphate 3-epimerase — protein sequence MNPYQIAPSILSADFARLGEEVDNVLAAGADIVHFDVMDNHYVPNLTIGPMVCEALRKHGVTAPIDVHLMVSPVDDLIRMFIDAGASYITFHPEASNHIDRSLQLIREGGCKAGLVFNPATPLHYTDHVMDKLDMILLMSVNPGFGGQKFIPGTLDKLREARKRIDASGRNIRLEIDGGVKTDNIREIAEAGADTFVAGSAIFNTDDYKATIDRMRAELELAKLGSNQ from the coding sequence ATGAACCCTTACCAGATTGCCCCGTCCATCCTGTCAGCCGATTTTGCCCGACTGGGCGAGGAAGTCGATAACGTACTGGCCGCCGGTGCCGATATTGTCCATTTCGATGTCATGGACAACCACTATGTGCCCAACCTGACCATCGGCCCCATGGTCTGTGAAGCCCTGCGCAAGCATGGCGTGACCGCACCCATCGATGTTCACCTGATGGTGTCCCCGGTGGACGACCTGATCCGCATGTTTATCGATGCTGGTGCCAGCTACATCACCTTCCATCCGGAAGCATCGAACCACATTGACCGCTCGCTGCAGCTGATTCGCGAGGGCGGCTGCAAGGCAGGCCTGGTGTTCAACCCGGCCACGCCGCTGCACTACACTGACCACGTCATGGACAAGCTGGACATGATCCTGCTGATGTCCGTGAACCCCGGCTTTGGTGGCCAGAAATTCATTCCCGGCACCCTCGACAAGCTGCGGGAAGCCCGCAAGCGCATTGACGCCAGTGGTCGCAATATCCGCCTGGAAATCGACGGTGGCGTGAAAACCGACAACATCCGCGAGATCGCCGAGGCGGGTGCCGATACTTTTGTCGCCGGCTCTGCCATCTTCAATACCGACGACTACAAAGCCACCATCGACAGAATGCGGGCGGAACTGGAACTGGCCAAACTGGGCTCGAACCAATGA
- a CDS encoding GGDEF domain-containing protein: protein MKLSGPAIPEKWQPAYEAHLQALESKVAVVAAWLLLITVFIYQFSHPLRNIHSSDLLGFEFLFRSPVILASIVTLLGHYSGSFRWPSRYFLRAMGLSVMAMILSMLMLYLTSNSAGLYQISNGLVISFFGVSVLAVRGLREWILLFLLPLGLFAIAAVSLGIAFTDVLPLFFDPLVMMVIGIIVMEALRRVLTSEFEARQTLGEMAATDQLTGLLNRRAIWPLLNHELQHAQRAGTPFSLILGDLDLFKKVNDTYGHDAGDLVLQETARRLEGALRRQDALCRWGGEELLILLPDTDSTGALEAAEKLRASMADSAITAGDHRIHQTISLGVASFQHGDDIDAVVSRADEALYRAKHKGRNRVEVAGSGNAMPPVSY from the coding sequence ATGAAACTTTCAGGGCCAGCGATACCGGAGAAGTGGCAACCTGCCTACGAAGCTCACCTGCAGGCCCTGGAAAGTAAAGTTGCCGTGGTGGCCGCCTGGCTGCTCCTGATCACCGTGTTCATTTACCAGTTTTCCCATCCTCTGCGTAACATCCACAGCTCCGATTTACTGGGTTTCGAATTCCTTTTCCGGTCCCCCGTTATTCTGGCATCGATAGTAACCCTGCTCGGGCATTATTCTGGCAGTTTCCGGTGGCCAAGCCGGTATTTTTTGCGAGCAATGGGGCTGTCAGTTATGGCAATGATTCTGTCGATGCTGATGCTATACCTGACATCCAATTCCGCAGGGCTATATCAGATCAGCAATGGCCTGGTGATCAGTTTCTTTGGCGTTTCAGTACTGGCCGTGCGGGGACTCAGGGAGTGGATCCTGCTGTTCCTGCTTCCCCTGGGGCTGTTTGCCATTGCAGCCGTATCTCTGGGCATAGCCTTCACGGATGTCCTGCCATTGTTCTTCGATCCACTGGTGATGATGGTGATCGGCATTATCGTGATGGAAGCCCTGCGCAGAGTGCTTACCAGTGAATTCGAAGCCCGTCAGACGCTTGGCGAAATGGCAGCAACAGACCAGTTAACCGGGCTACTGAACCGGCGGGCGATATGGCCACTGCTGAACCACGAGCTGCAACATGCACAGCGGGCCGGCACACCGTTCAGCCTGATACTCGGTGACCTTGATCTGTTCAAAAAGGTGAATGATACCTATGGGCATGATGCCGGGGACCTGGTGCTCCAGGAGACCGCAAGAAGACTTGAAGGTGCGCTAAGACGGCAGGATGCACTCTGCCGCTGGGGCGGAGAGGAACTGCTGATATTGTTGCCGGATACCGATAGCACTGGCGCCCTGGAAGCTGCGGAAAAGCTCCGGGCGTCCATGGCGGATTCAGCCATTACAGCAGGCGACCACCGTATTCATCAGACCATCAGCCTGGGGGTCGCCAGTTTTCAGCATGGCGATGACATCGACGCCGTTGTCAGCCGGGCTGATGAAGCCCTTTACCGTGCCAAGCATAAAGGGCGAAACCGGGTCGAAGTCGCCGGATCGGGTAATGCAATGCCTCCTGTCAGTTATTAA